From a single Entelurus aequoreus isolate RoL-2023_Sb linkage group LG12, RoL_Eaeq_v1.1, whole genome shotgun sequence genomic region:
- the gpr185b gene encoding G-protein coupled receptor 12 isoform X1, with translation MWHLSAMILSLAAAAAMTSGGGDGFNSSSALELISSSTSWGLSEELSNSSSEPAVQMTPDLQPATTAVAVQEVSPWDIALCVTGTLISCENALVIAVLFYTPTLRAPMFVLIGSLAVADLLAGLGLILNFVFTYLVDGSLELVTLLSVGLLISAFSASVLNILAITVDRYLSLYNALTYHTERTVTFTYVMVVFIWLSCITLGLLPALGWNCLRDEAMCSICRPVTKNNAVALAVTFLLVFALMMQLYLQICKIAFRHAQQIAVQHQFVAISTTKGVSTLSAILCAFGACWLPFAMYSIVADSSYPAIYTYATVLPATCCSVINPVIYAFRNPDIQKSLWMACCGCVPSNISLRPRASSDV, from the exons ATGTGGCACCTTTCAG CCATGATTCTCTCGCTGGCCGCGGCGGCAGCCATGACCAGCGGCGGCGGTGACGGCTTCAACTCCTCGTCCGCCCTCGAACTCATCAGCTCGTCCACTTCCTGGGGTCTCTCCGAGGAGCTTTCCAACTCCTCCTCCGAGCCGGCGGTGCAGATGACCCCCGACCTCCAGCCGGCCACCACCGCCGTGGCCGTCCAGGAGGTGAGCCCTTGGGACATCGCGCTGTGTGTGACAGGTACGCTCATATCCTGCGAGAACGCGCTGGTCATCGCAGTGCTCTTCTACACGCCCACGCTGCGAGCGCCCATGTTCGTCCTGATCGGCTCGCTGGCGGTGGCCGACCTCCTGGCCGGTCTGGGCCTCATCCTGAACTTTGTCTTCACCTACTTGGTGGACGGCTCCTTGGAGCTGGTGACTCTTCTGTCCGTGGGACTGTTGATCTCGGCTTTCTCCGCGTCCGTCCTCAACATCCTGGCCATCACGGTGGACCGCTATCTGTCGCTCTACAATGCGCTGACCTACCACACGGAGCGGACGGTCACCTTCACCTACGTGATGGTGGTCTTCATCTGGCTGTCGTGCATCACGCTGGGCCTGCTGCCGGCGCTCGGCTGGAACTGCTTGCGGGACGAGGCCATGTGCAGCATCTGCCGGCCGGTCACCAAAAACAACGCCGTGGCACTGGCCGTCACCTTCTTACTGGTCTTCGCCCTGATGATGCAGCTCTACTTGCAGATCTGCAAGATCGCCTTCCGCCACGCGCAGCAGATCGCCGTGCAGCACCAGTTCGTGGCCATCTCAACCACCAAGGGTGTCTCCACGCTGTCGGCCATCCTGTGTGCCTTCGGGGCATGCTGGCTCCCCTTCGCCATGTACTCCATCGTGGCCGACTCCAGCTACCCCGCGATATATACCTACGCCACTGTGCTGCCCGCCACCTGCTGCTCCGTCATCAACCCCGTCATCTACGCGTTCCGAAACCCGGACATCCAGAAGTCGCTGTGGATGGCGTGCTGCGGTTGCGTCCCGTCCAACATTTCACTGAGACCCCGCGCCTCTAGCGATGTGTAG
- the gpr185b gene encoding G-protein coupled receptor 12 isoform X2 encodes MILSLAAAAAMTSGGGDGFNSSSALELISSSTSWGLSEELSNSSSEPAVQMTPDLQPATTAVAVQEVSPWDIALCVTGTLISCENALVIAVLFYTPTLRAPMFVLIGSLAVADLLAGLGLILNFVFTYLVDGSLELVTLLSVGLLISAFSASVLNILAITVDRYLSLYNALTYHTERTVTFTYVMVVFIWLSCITLGLLPALGWNCLRDEAMCSICRPVTKNNAVALAVTFLLVFALMMQLYLQICKIAFRHAQQIAVQHQFVAISTTKGVSTLSAILCAFGACWLPFAMYSIVADSSYPAIYTYATVLPATCCSVINPVIYAFRNPDIQKSLWMACCGCVPSNISLRPRASSDV; translated from the coding sequence ATGATTCTCTCGCTGGCCGCGGCGGCAGCCATGACCAGCGGCGGCGGTGACGGCTTCAACTCCTCGTCCGCCCTCGAACTCATCAGCTCGTCCACTTCCTGGGGTCTCTCCGAGGAGCTTTCCAACTCCTCCTCCGAGCCGGCGGTGCAGATGACCCCCGACCTCCAGCCGGCCACCACCGCCGTGGCCGTCCAGGAGGTGAGCCCTTGGGACATCGCGCTGTGTGTGACAGGTACGCTCATATCCTGCGAGAACGCGCTGGTCATCGCAGTGCTCTTCTACACGCCCACGCTGCGAGCGCCCATGTTCGTCCTGATCGGCTCGCTGGCGGTGGCCGACCTCCTGGCCGGTCTGGGCCTCATCCTGAACTTTGTCTTCACCTACTTGGTGGACGGCTCCTTGGAGCTGGTGACTCTTCTGTCCGTGGGACTGTTGATCTCGGCTTTCTCCGCGTCCGTCCTCAACATCCTGGCCATCACGGTGGACCGCTATCTGTCGCTCTACAATGCGCTGACCTACCACACGGAGCGGACGGTCACCTTCACCTACGTGATGGTGGTCTTCATCTGGCTGTCGTGCATCACGCTGGGCCTGCTGCCGGCGCTCGGCTGGAACTGCTTGCGGGACGAGGCCATGTGCAGCATCTGCCGGCCGGTCACCAAAAACAACGCCGTGGCACTGGCCGTCACCTTCTTACTGGTCTTCGCCCTGATGATGCAGCTCTACTTGCAGATCTGCAAGATCGCCTTCCGCCACGCGCAGCAGATCGCCGTGCAGCACCAGTTCGTGGCCATCTCAACCACCAAGGGTGTCTCCACGCTGTCGGCCATCCTGTGTGCCTTCGGGGCATGCTGGCTCCCCTTCGCCATGTACTCCATCGTGGCCGACTCCAGCTACCCCGCGATATATACCTACGCCACTGTGCTGCCCGCCACCTGCTGCTCCGTCATCAACCCCGTCATCTACGCGTTCCGAAACCCGGACATCCAGAAGTCGCTGTGGATGGCGTGCTGCGGTTGCGTCCCGTCCAACATTTCACTGAGACCCCGCGCCTCTAGCGATGTGTAG